The Brassica napus cultivar Da-Ae chromosome C7, Da-Ae, whole genome shotgun sequence genome has a segment encoding these proteins:
- the LOC106410234 gene encoding probable helicase MAGATAMA 3: MASEGKLLFDLNELPTEDDDGGSVNQPQKAIPSASPNTSAGLLATPQDKANSRVFSHASTASGFQPFVRPTASQHTDVVVERKTDEVAHKEANVAHKEANVASSSVVPDDAGAPEREEGELMESEVPAGENVHGSMAMPETGVSSDDSKVTEKGCSTVGLDVTSDSGLQKRNVNLISEGSGKDGASIDGPQEQGLTVKQRETKGVEARHAIKCANTTVKRKWDQQKETMLGKKRNRQTMFLNPEDVKQAGPIKTTTPRRQNFPQPVVTRTVRESRAGAEQGTSEQKSESNGESQPGLVAKTRRMNGDAGPSSEGTTTSVSRQGSWKQPTYSQSKPGQSSSRQVSLRSQSSADSKFGNKKLTSFKKPVTNSTQYQDTSVERLIREVTNEKFWHHPEDTELQCVPERFESMDEYVRVFEPLLFEECRAQLYSSWEESCEANSYMKVRIKFVERRERGWYDVILNSLNECKWPFKEGDVAVLSTPVPESEGEHEDGGRVAGTVRRYIPVDTRDPHGAILHFYVGDSYDSGSNVDDNHILRKLKPKEIWHLTVLGSLATTQREYVALHAFGQLNPQMQNAILRPSPEQFPNYGEQTPTVPDCFTPSFAGHLHRSFNAPQLAAIHWAAMHTAAGTSSGAKRQDPWPFTLVQGPPGTGKTHTVWGMLNVIHLVQYQQYYTSLLKKLAPESYKQVNEGSSDNIVSGSIDEVLQNMDQNLFRTLPKLCAKPRMLVCAPSNAATDELLSRVLDRGFIDGEMRVYRPDVARVGVDTQTRAAQAVSVERRSDQLLAKSRDEILGHMHNLRLREAQLSQEIAGLKRELTAAAFTNRSQGSVGVDPDVLMVRDQTRDALLQRLSAVVEARDKDLVEMSRLLIVEGKFRAGNSFNLEEARASLEASFANEAEIVFTTVSSSGRKLFSRLTHGFDMVVIDEAAQASEVGVLPPLALGAARCVLVGDPQQLPATVISKAAGTLLYSRSLFERFQLAGCPTLLLTLQYRMHPQIRDFPSRYFYQGRLTDSESVTTAPDEIYYKDSVLKPYLFFNISHGRESHRGGSVSYENIDEARFCVGLYMHLQRTLKSLGGGKVSVGVITPYKLQLKCLKMEFGNALGPDEVKEIYINTVDAFQGQERDVIIMSCVRASSHGVGFVADIRRMNVALTRAKRALWVMGNASALMKCEDWAALITDARERNCFMEMESLPKDFPVPSFIPKAPNARGFRPGGSRTRSIDMLHNETRSGTPSEDDERQQQQLSTRMTTFPRNGNFRRENSVVDDSDQSWQHGTIQRRQNFGRPFGRRD; encoded by the exons ATGGCTTCAGAAGGAAAATTGTTATTTGATCTTAATGAACTTCCTACggaagatgatgatggtggtaGTGTGAATCAGCCTCAGAAGGCTATCCCATCTGCAAGCCCCAATACTTCTGCTGGCTTGCTGGCAACACCCCAAGATAAAGCAAACAGCAGAGTGTTCTCGCATGCATCAACGGCGTCTGGCTTTCAGCCTTTTGTCCGCCCCACGGCTTCTCAACATACAGATGTAGTGGTTGAACGGAAGACAGACGAGGTTGCTCATAAGGAAGCGAATGTTGCTCATAAGGAAGCGAATGTTGCTTCATCATCAGTAGTTCCAGATGATGCTGGAGCACCTGAGAGAGAAGAAGGGGAATTGATGGAGTCTGAGGTTCCTGCCGGTGAGAATGTACATGGTAGTATGGCGATGCCAGAAACTGGTGTCTCTTCTGATGATTCTAAAGTTACAGAGAAAGGTTGTAGCACAGTAGGATTAGATGTTACCTCAGACTCTGGTCTTCAAAAGAGGAACGTCAACCTGATTTCAGAAGGCAGTGGTAAAGATGGTGCGTCTATAGATGGTCCGCAAGAGCAGGGTTTAACTGTGAAGCAGAGAGAAACGAAAGGAGTTGAAGCAAGGCATGCAATCAAGTGCGCAAATACCACTGTCAAAAGAAAGTGGGATCAACAGAAAGAGACCATGTTGGGAAAGAAACGCAACAGGCAGACTATGTTTCTCAACCCCGAAGATGTCAAGCAAGCTGGCCCTATTAAGACCACAACACCTAGAAGACAGAATTTCCCACAGCCTGTTGTCACACGCACTGTTAGAGAATCTCGCGCAGGTGCTGAGCAAGGAACGTCTGAACAGAAGTCAGAATCTAATGGGGAATCACAACCCGGATTGGTTGCTAAAACTAGGCGGATGAACGGGGATGCAGGACCTTCTTCAGAGGGGACAACGACATCTGTGTCAAGGCAGGGTTCATGGAAGCAACCAACATATTCACAGTCGAAGCCTGGTCAGTCGTCAAGTAGACAAGTCTCCTTGCGCAGTCAAAGTTCTGCAGACTCAAAGTTCGGAAACAAGAAGCTTACTTCGTTCAAGAAGCCAGTCACAAATAGTACTCAATACCAAGATACGTCTGTGGAGCGTCTTATACGAGAGGTGACCAACGAAAAGTTCTGGCATCATCCAG AGGATACTGAGCTCCAGTGTGTTCCTGAGCGGTTTGAATCCATGGATGAGTATGTTAGAGTGTTTGAACCTTTACTTTTTGAGGAGTGCCGGGCACAGCTTTACAGTTCATGGGAAGAATCATGCGAGGCAAATTCATACATGAAGGTCAGAATAAAGTTCGTGGAACGAAGAGAGCGAG GTTGGTATGATGTGATACTTAATTCACTAAATGAATGTAAATGGCCTTTTAAGGAGGGTGATGTTGCAGTTCTGTCAACTCCTGTGCCTGAATCAG AAGGAGAGCATGAGGATGGTGGACGTGTAGCTGGTACAGTTAGGAGATATATACCTGTTGATACTCGAGATCCCCATGGAGCGATTCTCCATTTCTATGTTGGAGACTCTTATGACTCCGGCAG CAATGTTGATGATAATCATATTTTACGAAAGCTTAAACCTAAGGAGATCTGGCATCTGACAGTGCTTGGTTCGCTTGCAACCACACAGAGGGAATATGTTGCTTTGCATGCATTTGGTCAGCTTAACCCACAG atgcaaaatgCAATTCTCAGACCCAGCCCCGAGCAGTTTCCTAATTACGGTGAGCAAACTCCTACAGTACCCGATTGTTTTACTCCGAGCTTTGCTGGCCATTTGCATAGAAGCTTTAATGCTCCACAGTTGGCTGCAATCCATTGGGCTGCAATGCACACTGCAGCTGGTACCAGCAGTGGGGCTAAGAGGCAAGATCCATGGCCATTTACTCTTGTCCAAGGCCCTCCTGGAACAGGCAAGACACACACCGTGTGGGGAATGTTGAATGTCATCCATTTGGTTCAGTATCAGCAGTATTACACTTCCTTGCTGAAGAAATTAGCTCCTGAAAGTTATAAACAAGTTAATGAGGGCAGTTCAGATAATATTGTGTCGGGGTCTATTGACGAAGTCCTACAAAACATGGATCAGAACCTATTCCGTACTCTGCCAAAACTGTGTGCGAAACCAAGGATGCTCGTTTGTGCTCCTTCGAATGCTGCGACCGATGAACTTCTCTCACGTGTCCTTGATCGTGGTTTTATTGATGGGGAAATGAGGGTTTATCGACCTGATGTTGCTCGAGTAGGTGTTGATACTCAAACTAGAGCTGCTCAAGCAGTCTCTGTGGAGCGAAGAAGTGATCAGCTATTAGCCAAGTCCCGTGATGAAATTCTAGGACACATGCACAACCTCAGGTTACGAGAAGCTCAGCTCTCTCAAGAAATTGCTGGACTTAAAAGGGAACTTACTGCTGCGGCCTTTACTAATCGTTCGCAGGGATCCGTTGGTGTTGACCCTGATGTTCTTATGGTTAGAGACCAGACCAGAGATGCATTGTTACAGCGCCTTTCTGCTGTGGTGGAAGCCAGAGATAAAGATCTTGTTGAAATGTCTCGCCTTCTAATTGTTGAGGGGAAGTTTCGCGCTGGTAACAGTTTTAACCTCGAAGAAGCTCGCGCAAGTCTTGAGGCGAGTTTCGCTAACGAGGCTGAAATTGTTTTTACAACCGTATCAAGCAGTGGTCGTAAACTGTTTTCTCGTCTTACACATGGCTTCGATATGGTGGTCATCGACGAGGCTGCCCAAGCTAGTGAAGTTGGAGTTCTTCCTCCACTTGCTCTTGGTGCTGCAAGATGTGTACTTGTTGGTGATCCTCAGCAGCTTCCTGCTACAGTTATCAGCAAAGCTGCTGGAACCCTGTTATACAGCAGAAGTCTCTTTGAAAGGTTTCAGTTAGCAGGCTGCCCAACTTTGTTGCTAACTCTTCAGTATAGGATGCATCCTCAGATTCGTGATTTCCCTTCACGATATTTCTACCAAGGACGCCTCACTGACAGTGAAAGTGTTACCACTGCTCCTGACGAGATTTACTACAAAGATTCTGTCCTCAAGCCTTACCTTTTCTTTAACATCAGTCATGGACGAGAATCCCATAGAGGTGGATCAGTTTCTTACGAGAACATTGATGAAGCTCGCTTCTGTGTTGGACTTTACATGCATCTTCAGAGAACTCTCAAGTCATTGGGTGGGGGTAAAGTCTCTGTTGGGGTGATAACTCCATATAAACTGCAGCTAAAATGCCTGAAAATGGAGTTTGGAAACGCTTTGGGACCAGATGAAGTGAAAGAGATTTATATTAATACCGTAGACGCGTTTCAGGGTCAAGAACGTGATGTCATAATCATGTCATGTGTGCGTGCTTCCAGTCACGGGGTTGGGTTCGTTGCTGATATACGACGGATGAATGTTGCTCTCACACGTGCCAAAAGAGCTCTATGG GTGATGGGAAACGCATCTGCTCTGATGAAGTGTGAGGATTGGGCAGCACTGATCACGGACGCCCGAGAAAGGAACTGTTTTATGGAGATGGAGTCTCTTCCCAAGGATTTTCCTGTACCTAGCTTTATCCCTAAAGCGCCTAATGCTAGGGGTTTTAGGCCAGGTGGGTCAAGGACCAGATCCATCGATATGCTGCACAATGAGACAAGGTCAGGGACACCATCAGAAGACGACGAGaggcagcagcagcagcttAGCACAAGGATGACGACGTTTCCAAGAAATGGTAATTTTCGAAGGGAGAATTCAGTAGTTGATGATTCTGATCAGTCTTGGCAACATGGGACGATCCAGAGGAGGCAAAATTTTGGACGGCCTTTTGGGAGAAGAGACTAA